DNA from candidate division Zixibacteria bacterium HGW-Zixibacteria-1:
AATCGGAGCTGTACTGGCTGCTGCCGGTGTTCCGATAATAGGTTATGCAGCTGCCGCTGGGCGGAACACAACTGGTACGAATTTCCCAGTACGTCCAGGTGGTGCCGTTCGGATTCATGGTCACTCTGATCTGGACCGGTTCGGTCACCGTCAGTTCATAGACCACATCCTCGCCGCCACCATAGCCGTAGGTGTAACACATGTCCGCTGCGGCATAATCATTGCCGCGGCCGCAGGTGTACTGGCCGGCGTCGGTATAAGGCATATCGCCGGGAAGCGTAACCTGAATCGGGTTGAAACAGTTGTCGCCGGGGCCGGCAATCGGGCAGGCATTGGTGCAATCGGTCGTGCCGTCCCAGATGCCGCCGAGGGTCGTACATTCGGCCTCAGTGATATCGTCGCAACTCGGGGCCAGCGGATCGCCGTAACAGCAGCGTCCGGTGGGAGCCGGGTTGTCGTCGACCGAAATCAAATCGAGCGAGGCCTGGGCGCCATCGACACCAACATAGCGGAAGCCAAGTTTGAAGTCGGCTACGCCCACATAAGCGGCCAGGCTGACCGTCGTTTCATACCAGGTCCAGCTGGTGAAGAGCCCGTAATTGGCCTCTTCCCAGAGCAAAGTCGTATCATTGCCTACAATGGCATGAACTTCGATATCATAGTTATCATAGGGATCGACACCCCAATAATAGCTCATCAGCCAATGGAATGTGACTTTGATATCGGAAGTCACCGCCGTGAAATCCATTGAAGGCGTTATAAGCCATTCATCCTGCGGTACCAGCAGTTCATCATATTTGCAGTCCGCATAATATGAGCCTGAGTAGGGATTGTAGTCATCCTGGTACCAGGTCATTGTATCGCCGTGGGTGGCTATAAAATCCCAACCTGCCGGCGGTACGGAAACTTCGAAATCTTCCGAAAGGACCGAAGCCTTGACATCACGCAAATCCTTGGCGCTGCCGGCAACGGTGCTGAATTTCGAAGTCAGTCTGTCGATTTCCATTTCTTCATTTGTCGGTTGTTGTTCTTCCTCCCCCACCAACGGGACATATGTGTCCACATGCATATCTTCATCGGTCGGACGGGGATCAGGCGTTATGACATTTGGTGAAACTTGCAGTTCGCTCTGTACGGCACCCTGCTTTTCCTGTCCTGAGGCTGTCAGGAAAACCCCCAGGACCAAGAGGAACGAAAGAACAAGCAACGTGGTAACTTTTGGTCTGTGCATGAACTTACCTCTCTTCTGCAATTAGTTACTCAAGCTGTTTGGGTGAGATTTTTGCTGGATTGGTAAACAGCATATTTTCAATAAAGGGTTATTCTATAGAATCACCTCCTTAAAAAACAATATTTTAGGTTTAAAAACCTTTACAAGTTAATATTAATTCAATCCACATAGCCAAAAGAACTCGGCAAGACTTTCCCCAAGTGTTTATGAAGGAAGATAGCCTGGTATATAGTTAAATTTATTTATTTTAATGCCAAAGTCAAGACAAATTTGACACTGTTTAGACCCTATATACATAAAAAAAACGGCTTCTGAACGGCGAAATCGAAGGACCCGCCAGTTTTTTGAGAATTTTGAAAGACGTGTTGATTACGGAGAGTTTTTACAACGGATCAATTCATGTTTTTGCCAAAATTTTATGCCGGGGAATTTTAATTAATTGACGGCTTTTTTAATGTTTTGGATTTTTGACTGTTTTGAGCGGCCTTGAGTGACTTTTTGACCCAGGCGGCCAGGATTGTCGGATCTTCAAGAACATATTCCGGGACTTCATGATAACTCATGGAATATGATTTATCTCCGAACGGCCTGAAGGGCCCATATTGGCCTCTTCATAATCTCCGCGATTTTCCTCATTAACCTTGAGATATACGTATTGTCCGCAGCCAAAGCAAAAGGCAGTCGGTCGTAGAATATGCCCAGCCCCCCAAACATTTTCCGCCAGCGTACCGGCACAACCCGCTGGAGTCTTTCAACTATATATTCTCTGTATTCCTCGGTCACCGGCGTAATCGCAAAACCTCCCGCCATGGACTATTTTCTCAGGAGCATAATTACTTCATACGCCTGCTTTTGATTATATTCAAAGGCAATTCTGCGGAAAGTGATTACATCGATAATCGTCCCGATACCGCAAATTCCCGCAGTCAACAGGTAAATCAGTCCCAGACCCATTTGCTCCACGAAAAATCTCTGAATGCCGGCAATTCCCAAAAAACCAAGAATTGTCAGCAGAAGGACTGTTTGAGGATCTTTCCTCCTTACCCTGTAAATTGTGGCAAATCTCTGAGTCGTATCATCATCAGTATCCCTGAGCAGTGATTGTATGTAAATCAGTTCATCGCCCTGAATCTCGGGCAGTAATTGAAACACATCGGCCATAGTGACCTCCCGGTTTATGCTTAATATTAACTTTTGACTTGTACAGGAGAGTAAATATACGGAATAAAATAATAATCAATACGAAAATTCCCAGGGGATGCGAACTGAATGAAGATGCCGGATCGCCCCGATAAATGTATGCTATTGAGCGCCCCAATCCGCAGCCCGGGCAAAACTCAAGACCCAAGTTACTGAACAGGCACAGCGTGAAATGCTGCTCGCTTTCGGGATTGACCAGCAACAGAAGCCCCAGCGCCAGAATCCATAAGATGGCTTCCGGCTCTATGGCCCTGATAGCTTTGAAAAACGCCTTAATTCCGGCTATGTTGTTATTTTTCATATTGTGAACTGCAAAAACATATTTCAAGAGATCATCAATTCAGTAAATCCGGCCATCCTTAAGACGGCTCTTTTTGCGGCTTTGTTTCGACCCGGCACGCAGCAGACACTCGCTTTGGCATAATCAGAGAAACTCATTTATCACAAAAAAACCCTATTTTCTGTCAGATATACTGCGCTTAATTATTAATATTCAGGTGCTTGCAGAATTTATTAAATCTTCGAACCAGTTGCCTCACTTACTCTTTGAAAAGTATGTAATATTATGCATATCTTTGTGATTTAAATTGCATTTAATAGTGTCAATTTTGTTGTCATTCTGCACATTTTCAAATAACAGCATCGGTTTCTTTGTGTAAATATTAAATATAAAATTTTATAAGTCATTATATGACAAGCTATTTCGACCTTCAAAAGCGCTAATAATAAGAGCCATTATCCCGTGGCAAGCTTATTGCATACTATTCTCGTGGAGTAGTTTATTATATTGAATATAATTTATCAACGAAGGGTTATACAATGAAACGTCTGATTCTCTCAGTCACCACCATCATTTTAATGGCACTATTGGCGCCATCGGCAATGTCGGCGGTTTATACTTTTACCCCCTCTCCTGAAGATTTATGGGGCCTTGATCATGATTATTATTATTCATGGGGTCTTGAGTGGAATCATCCCGGTGAGCGAATTGTTGACGCGGTTCTGACATTTAATGATATTTATGACTGGCGGGTGGAACCGGGCGACAGTCTTTATATGCATTTGCTAGATAACCCCTCGGTTGGCACATTTGCCGGATATGAAGGCTACACCAATGGCGATTATTTTTCCGGCCAGGGAACTCTGATTGACATTTGGTCCGATCCAAACGGGGGAGTCCCCAACGGGACGAACCTCAGCTATCGCTTCAGCGATCTGGGCCTTGTCGGCACACTGAATGATTATGCTTCCAATGGCGTTTTCGGATTTGGTTTTGATCCCCATTGCCACTATTTCAACAGCGGCGTTGAGCTGAAAGTAATTACGGCCGTTCCTGAGCCTTCAACGATGCTCCTGGTTGGAATGGGGTTGATTGGTGCCGGGCTTCTTCGGCGTAGAAAATCTTAATCGAAATAATAGAAATTATTAAGAAAGGCTTTCCGGGTGGAAAGCCTTTCTTCTTTTTGAAATTTTAGTCACGCCGATTTCCGACCATCGATGCAACCGACCTCAACGAATGGGCCGATCAGATATCACCCGATTTGTCTCTGTGATGGATCCCATCGAGATGCTGCTGAAGGAATCGATTATCAATGGTGATCTGATTGGTCTGTACCTTGAGTATATCCCGCAACGATATCAAACCGACCAACTGCTCCTCCACCAGAATCGGCACATGGCGGATATAATTTTTGTTCATGACGCCGGCGATATATTCGATCTTGTCTTCCGGCAGGCCGACAATAACCGCCGATGTCATCACATCCTCGAGTTTGAGAGAATGATATTCGCCGCCCGTTTCATGAATCTTCCGGAAAATATCCTTATCACTGACAATCCCTATCAACTGTCCCTTGGTATCGACGATCGGAAGACACCCGATATTATTGGTAATCATCAGATTCATGGCTTCATCGACTGAAGTCGACGGCCCGGCGGTGATAATATTTCTCTGGTTTTTCTTAATTATGTCATTTACTATCATAACATACTCCATAAAGAGTTTACCGATATCTTTTTTTTGCAGGGAGCCCGCAGTTAAATATAGCCAATTTTGACTCCATTAACAAGCAAAATATGGCTTATTTTGTCCATTGGCGGCCGGCCGGGAATCGTCTGCTTGCCCTATCCTGTCGACTCAAGCACCCTGTTGCAGTTTTTCAAGAAAACGTGATCGCAGTCTGTCACCCATAAGAGCCTTCTTGACCGGCGGAATTCTTAGAAACCCTCCGACAAATGCCCGCATAAATTTATGACTCATACTTTGCGGGTTGTCAAAAACCAGATTCTGGAGGGTGCCCTGCTCCAGGCTTTGAAGAATGATCCTTTCAAATGCAGTCTCGGGATGAATGACCCTTTGCCCTCTTTTTGTAAGACGCATGGCATGGGTGTCGCAGCTGTGGGCACAGACTCCGCAGCCGACACAAATATCATCATCTATTTCGGGCGGTCCTTCGGCCGGCATGGTTATGGCATTGATCGGACAGGAAGCGGCGCAGGTTCCGCATTCAATACAAGTGTCTTTATCAGTCCGCGCAATGTAGCTCGAAGTAACCAGCATATGGGGATAGCCGAACTTGCTTATACCGAGCAGCACATTGCAGCAACAGCTGCAGCAGTGACAAATAAACGAGACATCCTTTTGGACATTATCGGCACACAGCACCAGCCCGGCTTCCTTGGAACGCGCCAGGTTATCCAGCATCTCGCTTTTCGAGACTTCTCTGGCAAACCCGTGGCCGACCATGTACTCCACCGCTCCGCCCATACTCGAACAGGTTTCAAGCGGAATATCACACTTTTTCTCGCCGACATGCAGCTTCTCGTGACGGCAGGAGCAGATGCCGATGCTGAATCTTTCGGTCCGGTCGATAATGACGCTGGCCTTTTCATAGTCAAGAATTTCAACATATTCGGATTCGGCAATGGTCTCCTCATAAGGCAGGGCCCGTAATGGCGATATCTTGGCCCCATGTCCGAAATTGGCCGAATAATAGGTGTCCTTATCCTGAAGATAATCATGAAATAATCTGGCCCATTCACGGTAATTAAGTTCCCCCCTGGTTCTCATCATGGTAAACTCAAATATCCCGATGATTAGCGGAGAAACCGCATAACGGTATTGCCGGCCGTCCCACATATCGAAAACAAGTCCCTTTTCCGCCAGTCCACCAAGAAGGCGCTCCAGATTCGGGCGGTCAATTTTGGTGTACTGCTCTATCTTATCGATGGGCGCCAATCCATACGGCATCATTGCCACCAGCTCAGCCTCATCGCTGGTATAAAGCTCCTTCAATATGGCATATAGCTTTTCATTCCACGGAGCGTGAGCGGTCAAACTGTCAATCTTCTTACCCAGACCGCGATATGCATCTTTTGCAGAAAGATGTCCCATAATTATGCCTTTTGATTATCCTGATAAGGTTCAGGAAACAAGTCAAATAATAAATTGATAATTAAAGATAATATAAATTAAAAAAACCTACAATCAAAAAAAACACGGAGCCCGAAAATTTCGGTCGTTTAGAATGTTGTCATATATGTCTTTTTGTGATACCGATTACTTGCTGCGGAAAGGCAATATTCTGGAGAAAAGGCCCCCTTGCGCTGATTTTTTTCGGCCGTTTGTCGCATTCATGGCCTCACACTCCTGAATCATCCATTGGCGAATCAATTCATGAACGATTTTCTTGTCTTTGGCACTGACATAGCGGAGTTTATGGCCGGAATCATATTTCCCGGTTGCCTCATTTTTGCGACACCAGCGGCATTCGGCATCGAAAAAAACTTCCTTATTCCCCAATATCTTGCGTGGTAATTCCATCCTGCAATACAGGAGGCCGGAAACTTTCACCGGCTTTTCAACAATAAGCTTCATCCCCTCGACAGTCATATTTGCGACCTGACCGATCGGTTGGTTGGAACTTATGTCATAAACTGTAAGATTGTCAGCAGCTTTTCTTCTGACAAGCTTTTGCTGTCTAGCCAAAATGTACCTCTCCAAAAAGTAAAATATAAAGACCTCGTTCTATCCGGATTATCGGAACAAAACAGATAATTCTTTAGAAAAATGATTCAACTCATTAGCTATTAATGAATTACAAGCAATTAGCATATTTTTTTCCACGAAACGACAAATTATCTTATTATATAGGAGATTTTTGGGGAAGTAAGATAATCCGATATGAATATGGCACAGAAACGCATCATTGTTGTCGGTGGAGGAGCTGCCGGTCTCATGGCCGCCGGACAGGCCGCCCTGAACGGAGCCGCAACAACTATCCTGGAAAAGAAAGAACGCCCCGGCCGTAAACTTAGAATAACCGGCAAAGGACGCTGCAACCTGACCAACAATGCGCCGCTGACTGAATTTATCGGGCGTTTTAGCGCCGGGGGCAAATTCCTTCGGCAGGCATTTTCGCGATTCTTTACGCCCGACTTGATCGAATTTTTCGCCCGGATTGGCGTTGCTACCGAATTGGAACGGGGCGGACGCGTCTTTCCCGAAAACAATGATGCCAAGAAAGTGGCTGAGGCTCTTGATAAATGGGCGCGCGACTGCGGTGTCGATATCCTGACGCATTCATCGGTCCAATCTCTGATCATAAAGAATGGGCAGCTTACCGAGATCGGCGTTACGGACAGGAATGGCAATTCTTCTTTCTATAATACTGATGCCGTTATCATTGCCACCGGCGGCGCTTCATACCCCGCTACCGGCTCGACCGGCGACGGCTATCGTTTGGCTGAATCGGTCGGCCATACGATTATTTCGGTTCGCCCGTCATTGGTCCCGGTCGAGACTGCCGGCGATACTGCTCTGCGGCTTCAGGGTGTGAGTCTGCGTAATGTCAGTGCTCGCCTCTGGATAAATGGCAAAAAGAAGGATGAAAGATTCGGTGAAATGTTATTCACGCATTTCGGACTTTCCGGGCCGATAATCCTGTCACTCAGCCGGCAGATAGTCGATGCCGTCCGCACGAAAGCAAAAATCGAACTTTCAATCGACCTGAAACCGGCCCTCAGTGAAGATAAACTCGATCAGCGTCTCCTCAGGGATCTGGACAGCCACGGGAAACAGAAATTCAGCACTCTCCTGAAGGCGCTTC
Protein-coding regions in this window:
- a CDS encoding 4Fe-4S ferredoxin; the protein is MGHLSAKDAYRGLGKKIDSLTAHAPWNEKLYAILKELYTSDEAELVAMMPYGLAPIDKIEQYTKIDRPNLERLLGGLAEKGLVFDMWDGRQYRYAVSPLIIGIFEFTMMRTRGELNYREWARLFHDYLQDKDTYYSANFGHGAKISPLRALPYEETIAESEYVEILDYEKASVIIDRTERFSIGICSCRHEKLHVGEKKCDIPLETCSSMGGAVEYMVGHGFAREVSKSEMLDNLARSKEAGLVLCADNVQKDVSFICHCCSCCCNVLLGISKFGYPHMLVTSSYIARTDKDTCIECGTCAASCPINAITMPAEGPPEIDDDICVGCGVCAHSCDTHAMRLTKRGQRVIHPETAFERIILQSLEQGTLQNLVFDNPQSMSHKFMRAFVGGFLRIPPVKKALMGDRLRSRFLEKLQQGA
- a CDS encoding aminoacetone oxidase family FAD-binding enzyme, with product MAQKRIIVVGGGAAGLMAAGQAALNGAATTILEKKERPGRKLRITGKGRCNLTNNAPLTEFIGRFSAGGKFLRQAFSRFFTPDLIEFFARIGVATELERGGRVFPENNDAKKVAEALDKWARDCGVDILTHSSVQSLIIKNGQLTEIGVTDRNGNSSFYNTDAVIIATGGASYPATGSTGDGYRLAESVGHTIISVRPSLVPVETAGDTALRLQGVSLRNVSARLWINGKKKDERFGEMLFTHFGLSGPIILSLSRQIVDAVRTKAKIELSIDLKPALSEDKLDQRLLRDLDSHGKQKFSTLLKALLPRKLVPICSEMTKIDPDKSGHQISAPERKRLGRWLKDFRFEISGYRPFEEAIITAGGVDTKEINPRTMESLLVKGLYFAGEVMDIDADTGGFNLQAAFSTGWLAGLSAALAGS